A genomic window from Methanoculleus sp. SDB includes:
- a CDS encoding thermosome subunit: protein MVGTQPIIILRDNVERTRGQEAQRSNIMAAKAIASAVRTTLGPRGMDKMLVAPSGDVVITNDGATILHELSVSHPGAKMIVEVAETQDDEVGDGTTTACILVGALMEEAERMLEQKIHPTVISNGFRLGMNKALAILDANAIISKGEDRDLLLKVAKTAVTGKSIEGVRDKISEIVVEAVTMVAEKKEDGTFVVDEDDINIKTMIGDHIDDAELVPGFIIDKTRVDEAMPKKVANAKIALLAQALEISKTQVKSKIKITSSEQMHAFSEQEQEALKGLADKIRATGANAVFCQKGISDPVQYYLAKQGIFAIQDVPEADMKALAKAVGGTIVNKPDDVDNGMLGTASMIEEMKEIKITKVSGCENPKTVSILLKGGSQVLIDELERAVYDAQRVVQDALEDGKYIIGGGAIDTELSMQIRDYASTIGGRTQLAIEAFGRIFDSIPRTLAENSGLDPIDVLVELKKAHSAGKKYAGIDVFTGKVTDMYKAGVIEPLRVKRQAVQSGAEAASMLVRVDDMMITQSRAPKM from the coding sequence ATGGTTGGAACACAGCCCATCATTATTTTACGCGATAACGTGGAGCGCACCCGCGGGCAGGAAGCCCAGCGTTCCAATATCATGGCAGCAAAAGCCATTGCGAGCGCGGTGAGAACAACGCTCGGGCCCCGGGGGATGGATAAGATGCTGGTCGCACCGTCTGGAGACGTCGTCATCACAAACGACGGGGCGACGATTCTGCACGAGCTTTCCGTATCCCATCCCGGCGCAAAGATGATCGTTGAAGTCGCGGAGACGCAGGACGATGAAGTCGGCGACGGCACCACCACCGCCTGCATCCTTGTCGGCGCACTCATGGAGGAGGCCGAACGCATGCTCGAGCAGAAGATACACCCGACCGTCATCTCGAACGGGTTCCGGCTCGGCATGAACAAGGCGCTGGCAATCCTTGATGCAAATGCAATCATTTCGAAGGGCGAGGACCGCGATCTGCTGCTGAAAGTGGCGAAGACCGCCGTCACCGGCAAGTCCATCGAGGGCGTCCGTGATAAAATCAGCGAGATCGTCGTCGAAGCGGTGACAATGGTTGCCGAAAAGAAAGAGGACGGCACCTTTGTTGTCGATGAGGACGACATCAACATCAAGACGATGATTGGTGATCATATCGACGATGCGGAACTTGTCCCCGGTTTCATCATCGACAAGACCCGTGTCGATGAAGCAATGCCAAAAAAGGTTGCGAATGCAAAGATCGCCCTCCTTGCACAGGCGCTTGAGATCTCCAAGACACAGGTGAAGTCCAAGATCAAGATCACCTCCTCGGAGCAGATGCATGCATTCTCCGAGCAGGAGCAGGAGGCGCTGAAAGGCCTCGCCGATAAAATCCGCGCAACGGGTGCGAACGCAGTCTTCTGCCAGAAGGGCATCTCCGATCCCGTGCAGTATTATCTCGCAAAGCAGGGCATCTTTGCAATCCAGGACGTTCCCGAGGCGGATATGAAGGCGCTCGCTAAGGCGGTCGGCGGCACGATCGTCAACAAGCCCGACGACGTCGATAACGGGATGCTCGGCACCGCCAGCATGATCGAGGAGATGAAGGAGATCAAGATCACGAAGGTGTCAGGCTGCGAAAACCCGAAGACCGTGAGCATCCTCCTGAAGGGAGGGAGCCAGGTGCTGATCGACGAGCTCGAGCGTGCCGTCTACGATGCACAGCGTGTGGTGCAGGACGCCCTTGAGGACGGGAAGTATATCATCGGCGGCGGTGCAATCGACACGGAACTCTCGATGCAGATCCGTGACTACGCGTCAACGATCGGCGGTCGGACCCAGCTCGCAATCGAGGCGTTCGGCAGAATTTTTGATTCAATTCCCCGGACTCTTGCCGAAAACTCCGGCCTTGACCCGATCGACGTTCTCGTCGAGCTCAAGAAGGCCCACTCCGCCGGCAAGAAATACGCGGGGATCGACGTGTTCACCGGCAAAGTAACCGATATGTACAAGGCGGGCGTCATCGAACCGCTTCGCGTCAAGCGCCAGGCAGTGCAGAGCGGCGCCGAGGCGGCATCCATGCTCGTCCGTGTCGACGACATGATGATCACCCAGTCCCGGGCGCCCAAGATGTGA
- a CDS encoding PyrE translates to MSSLEELIAKARMLQAKGHSPSQIADELSLSMETITWLLTQKKGSEVPKDIHIDWSGVSSHADMLRSIATMMFTRWYHACSSPQGGAEEPELPTVVIGVAQSGIPLATLIAAEMDLRFTMYYPKKHAPGDKPVGSVSDNFSKVSGERCLIVDDVITSGNTMREIVDFLHTHGAYPVGISVIFDKRNLRDVDGVPVCALFKVSRID, encoded by the coding sequence ATGTCATCCCTCGAAGAGTTGATCGCGAAAGCCAGAATGCTTCAGGCAAAAGGCCACAGCCCGAGCCAGATCGCCGATGAACTTTCGCTCTCGATGGAGACGATCACCTGGCTGCTCACCCAGAAAAAAGGTTCGGAGGTGCCCAAAGACATCCATATCGACTGGTCCGGTGTCAGTTCCCACGCCGATATGCTCAGGAGCATCGCCACGATGATGTTCACACGGTGGTACCACGCGTGCAGTTCCCCGCAGGGAGGTGCGGAGGAACCCGAATTACCGACCGTCGTCATCGGTGTGGCGCAGTCGGGCATTCCTCTCGCAACACTCATCGCCGCGGAGATGGACCTGCGGTTTACCATGTACTACCCGAAAAAGCATGCTCCGGGCGACAAACCGGTCGGTTCCGTGAGCGATAACTTTTCAAAGGTTTCGGGGGAGCGCTGCCTCATCGTCGACGACGTGATCACGAGCGGCAATACGATGCGGGAGATCGTCGACTTCCTGCATACCCACGGTGCCTACCCCGTCGGGATCTCCGTTATCTTCGACAAACGCAACCTCCGTGACGTGGATGGCGTGCCGGTCTGTGCGCTGTTTAAGGTGTCGCGGATTGACTGA
- a CDS encoding nucleotide-binding protein, with amino-acid sequence MSIVLDASAFFTDVPLTGPLYTTPDVAAELKDLASKCRFETLRAAGLQVREPAPGTVADVRAEAVRTGDAPVLSETDIGVIALAIDLGATVSTDDFALQNVAMRMNVPVQPILQRRAKPRQWRYRCSGCGRYFKNEGTCEFCGAQIKRRLK; translated from the coding sequence ATGAGTATTGTTCTCGATGCATCGGCTTTTTTTACGGATGTCCCTCTTACCGGACCCCTGTATACCACCCCGGATGTCGCCGCCGAACTGAAGGATCTCGCGTCAAAATGCCGGTTCGAGACACTGCGTGCAGCGGGCCTGCAGGTCAGGGAGCCCGCCCCCGGAACGGTTGCCGACGTGCGGGCGGAGGCGGTGCGGACGGGTGATGCACCCGTGCTTTCGGAGACCGATATCGGCGTTATTGCTCTCGCGATCGACCTTGGCGCCACCGTCTCCACGGACGATTTCGCGCTTCAGAATGTGGCGATGCGCATGAACGTTCCTGTGCAGCCGATCCTGCAGCGCCGGGCGAAACCACGGCAGTGGCGGTACCGCTGCAGCGGATGCGGCCGCTATTTTAAAAATGAAGGGACATGTGAATTCTGTGGAGCGCAGATAAAAAGAAGGCTTAAATAG